AGCAAGAGCAGCAGGGGTGGCAGCACGGCCACGGACAGCGGCGGCCAGGCCAGCACGAGGCTGGCCTGGGCCAACATGCCGGTGAGGAGTTGGTAACCGAGGCCCAGGGCCATGGCGGCGGCCACCCGCAGGCTGGCGGCGCGGTTACGCAACGAAACCACCGCGGCGACCATCGCCACCAGGGCCATGCCGGCACACGCCAGGGGCAGCACCAGGCGCTGGGCCAGCACCAGCACGAACTCGTCCGTATCCTGGCGGCGGGCACGCAGCGTCCCCACGTATTTCCACAGGTCCGTCAGGGGCAGACTGCCGGGCGGGTGCAGCAGCAATTCGAGTTCCGTCGCCGACAGGAAGGACGCCCAGGTGTACGTCGGATAGGTGAGCACGCGGGGCCCGTTCGCCATGCCGAACTCGCGTACCACCGCCTCTTCGAGGCGCCAGCCTCCCGGGGCGTCGGGCCGCGCCCGAGCGGCGCTGATGTGTCGTTGCAGGTGTCCCGTGTCATCGTACTCGTAGACGCTGACGTTCGTGGGGATACGGCCGAGTTCCAGGCTGGAGACATTCAAGAAAGTCTGGTCCTGGCGCAGCCAGATGCCATGGGAGGGATGCCACAACCCCTCCTGCCCGAGGTCGGGTCCGGTGATCGTCGTCGGGCCCTGGTAGAAGAGGGGGGTACCCCACTGCAGCAGCGCCAGGGCCAGCAGCGCCACGGCCACCGCCGGCATGAGCACCATTGCGGTGATACGCCCCAGGGATATGCCGGCTGCCCGCATGGCGGTGATCTCCTGGTCACGGTTGAGACCGCCCATCACCGCGGCCGTCGCCAGCACCACCACCACCGGCAGCAGGTCCATCAGGGCCTCCGGCAACACCCGTGCAGCCTGCCAGGCCAATGGGAGCACCATGCCGGTGCCGGCATCCTCCATTTGCTGCAGCAACTCCAGCAGCCACAACAGCGCGGCCAGCGACAGGCCCACCATGGCATAACCGTGCATCAACCTCGCCATCAGGTAGGCACGGATCAGCCTCACAAGGGTACCCCCGGGCCACGATGAGCGACCCAGTAGCGCGACAGCAGCAGGCCAATGGCCGCCAGGGGCAGCCAGAACAGCCCCGGCCACGGGGCCAACTGGCCCCTTTCCAGTCCCTCCATCAACACCCCGAGCACGCTGAAATACAGCACCACCACCAGGGTGGCGCCGAGCACCCGGGTGGACTGCCCGCGCCGCGTATCGATGCGGCCCAATGCCAATCCCGCCAGCGCCAGCAGCGGCACACTCAGGGGACCAAGCAAGCGCCTCTGCAGTTCCGCGAGGTAGACGGGGTCGCCCCCCTGCCGGAGTTCGCCGAAGGGCAAGGCGCGGCGCAGCCGTTCCCGCACCGGCGGCGGCGGTGGCGTGAACACCACTTCCAGCCGTTGGAACCGACCCACCACATCGGGGCTGCCGCCGGTGCCGGGCTGAAACATCTCCACCCCCCCCGTGAATACCAGGCGTTGCCGGCCCGCCCGGACGCCCTCCTGATGGACCCGGCCGGCCCGCAATACGCCGCCACCGCCATCGTCCCCCCGCCGGTGCACCAATACCCGTTCGAGGTTGTCGCCGTCCCGTCCTTCGGCGAACAGCAGCCAGGCGCGGCCCAGGGGCGTGAAGCGTCCCGGCTCCACCTGGGACAGGTCCAGACGTGCGGCGACTTCCGCCTCGATGCCATAGAGGGTGGCGAAGGCCCATGGCCGGTACAGCAGCGACACCCCAGCCACCAGCAACGCGAGGCCGAGCACCGGCAAGGCCAGGGCCGACAGGATGCGATACCGTCCGGCCCCCAGGGCCGCCAGGGCGGTGAGTTCATGGCCGGTCTGCAGACGCCCGAGGCCGATCACCACCCCCAGGACCAGCGCGGCCGGCACCAGCACGTCCATGAATATGCCGAGCCTGAGCAATGCCAGTTGGGTGACCGCGACGATGGAGAAGCCCTCGGCGACCGCCTGGGCCAGTATGCGGCTGGCATAGAACACCAGCACGACCACCACCAGCCCGATCAGCGTCCCGCCGGCCGGCCGCATGACCTCCGCCGCCAGGTAGCGCTCAATCCGGCGCATGGAGGCGCCGGGCGGCAACCACCAGCCGCCCCGCCATTGCCGGGACCGCCGTCACCGGCCGGAAGCCGGCCCGCGGGATGGGCTGTGAATGGGTCATGGGGAGACATCGGCCGGTGGCGGAGTGGGTTAGTATAAGATTTTTGTCTTGGCGGGGACGACCACCACCGCCCGTGGAGCGCGCGCCCACACCCTGCAAGGACCCCCACAGGATCGGAACCGCGATGCCTGGCACCGACGGATCGGTCACGTACCGCAGGAGCCATTGCTGGTGAACGACTGGATACATAAAAAGCCGAATCTGGCGCAATGGGGCCTCAGAGAGACCACGGACCGGGCGTGGTGCCTGGTGCGTGATTTCAGCCCCCGGGAGGCCGCATCCCATGGCGCCTAGGTGGCTGCGGCGGGGCCGGCGGCGCCTCGCTTTCGAACTGCTGCGCGTGGTCG
The Gammaproteobacteria bacterium DNA segment above includes these coding regions:
- a CDS encoding LptF/LptG family permease encodes the protein MRRIERYLAAEVMRPAGGTLIGLVVVVLVFYASRILAQAVAEGFSIVAVTQLALLRLGIFMDVLVPAALVLGVVIGLGRLQTGHELTALAALGAGRYRILSALALPVLGLALLVAGVSLLYRPWAFATLYGIEAEVAARLDLSQVEPGRFTPLGRAWLLFAEGRDGDNLERVLVHRRGDDGGGGVLRAGRVHQEGVRAGRQRLVFTGGVEMFQPGTGGSPDVVGRFQRLEVVFTPPPPPVRERLRRALPFGELRQGGDPVYLAELQRRLLGPLSVPLLALAGLALGRIDTRRGQSTRVLGATLVVVLYFSVLGVLMEGLERGQLAPWPGLFWLPLAAIGLLLSRYWVAHRGPGVPL
- a CDS encoding LptF/LptG family permease, whose product is MRLIRAYLMARLMHGYAMVGLSLAALLWLLELLQQMEDAGTGMVLPLAWQAARVLPEALMDLLPVVVVLATAAVMGGLNRDQEITAMRAAGISLGRITAMVLMPAVAVALLALALLQWGTPLFYQGPTTITGPDLGQEGLWHPSHGIWLRQDQTFLNVSSLELGRIPTNVSVYEYDDTGHLQRHISAARARPDAPGGWRLEEAVVREFGMANGPRVLTYPTYTWASFLSATELELLLHPPGSLPLTDLWKYVGTLRARRQDTDEFVLVLAQRLVLPLACAGMALVAMVAAVVSLRNRAASLRVAAAMALGLGYQLLTGMLAQASLVLAWPPLSVAVLPPLLLLLLGLGLLRRVR